A genomic stretch from Dehalococcoidia bacterium includes:
- a CDS encoding ferritin → MPYQEPANDLSAKTRDMHLALESLKEELEAVDWYNQRVDTSKDTGLKAILAHNRDEEKEHASMLLEWIRRKDPKFSKELKDCLFTEKALAHK, encoded by the coding sequence ATGCCATACCAGGAACCAGCCAACGACCTGTCCGCCAAAACAAGAGACATGCATCTGGCACTCGAATCACTAAAAGAAGAACTGGAAGCTGTCGATTGGTACAACCAGCGTGTTGACACCAGCAAGGATACAGGGCTCAAAGCCATATTGGCGCATAACCGCGACGAGGAGAAGGAACATGCCTCGATGCTTTTGGAATGGATACGCCGAAAGGATCCAAAATTCTCGAAAGAATTGAAGGACTGCCTGTTCACGGAAAAGGCCCTTGCACACAAATAG